From a region of the Asterias amurensis chromosome 2, ASM3211899v1 genome:
- the LOC139954277 gene encoding ubiquitin carboxyl-terminal hydrolase 19-like produces MAQKEDPVLVHTWEQSDRGLTIKLSTGPVVTSDDVNVEVTGRDFHLRLADGRYWHCAFNKEVNKPTCTFIVEDEEVCITIEKAVHGETWPDLKASSDSSRSESSSPADTSTSFQPAQTVPCPPPPPPPPVAPPLQPSSHAPIPPALSDVAIQCPPKAYIINHAKNDWFEKDTSSLDLHIYVKQIDKESVDVNFRDQEMTVRFRTSDTKFLKLHTNVTEETLFSWTIHLKSSISPEQCIYKINPYKLDFHLRKKVSERWGSLERVITKASPAAQVGVSSKWMPLSSANSSNTDKEDLGELAKDVGSEKDVLRGAVGGAKSVDSGADNRQQKPTCTVPPQSHLPGTSQTVTKPELYNPGFTGLDNLGNTCFMNSVLQVLANTRELRDYMLDSNMKNEINYSNPLGTGGTLILTFAVLMRSLWSGKYRSCAPSKLKSTVASKASQFMGFAQHDAQEFMAFLLDGLHEDLNRVKNKPYVEAEDSDDKPDEEIAEVAWQAHKKRNDSFIVDLFQGQYKSKLVCPECGKVSITFDPFMHLSVPLPKKKRVLPVYFFSKDYYRKPVKYVVALSMDATVDELKSIMAEKTHVQAVNLRVFEMYRSRVQKIFNKASSLSTVSSNDIIFVCEVLSRELSGEDVQEVMVMQRMMMPPPAARCSYCRKERESDHSLKHCTKCYRAGYCDRNCQKKHWPTHNLTCRRDLEPLGCPFVISLPVSHCTYARLSQAMEAYARYSTNIFQPPVTATCKPPNSAASPTGKPPSDASEMAEPSTPSRGQGDEAGPAHSQDRVELDVQSMEGETSSSEVASGEVIVDGESDGTKQKTADGVAKATVHGQPQLPERTMPPFFIKPVHMSGHGSIGHNGERLSDRGDTPINIKHYDFLSMDWRNDPKMQNHVLVESKSLEYTEDESVYEHYEEEKSTSLDHCLNLFTEPERLAPDEAWYCPQCKEHREATKQMSLWRLPSSLIIQLKRFSFKNMIWRDKIDKMIRYPVRGLDLSPYCHGVKGPVPPIYDLYGVINHHGGILGGHYTAIGRLPSVESWKKNEHEWRLFDDSHVSLISDKNVCAQSAYLLFYRLRQPYIPYVPCPLEADPPMECSGGPEVANAAGGHGGEPDKDVEDNDEKEDEVVDKSSLDNRDVHEGCVKDSVDEIPYTNMEDID; encoded by the exons ATGGCTCAGAAGG AGGATCCGGTTCTTGTGCATACGTGGGAGCAGAGTGATAGGGGATTGACAATCAAGCTGTCTACTGGGCCAGTAGTGACTAGTGACGATGTTAATGTTGAGGTCACTGGAAGAGACTTCCACCTAAGACTCGCAG ATGGCAGGTACTGGCACTGTGCATTCAACAAGGAGGTGAACAAACCAACGTGCACATTCATTGTGGAGGATGAGGAAGTCTGCATTACCATAGAGAAAGCTGTGCATGGAGAGACATGGCCGGATCTTAAG GCTTCCTCGGACTCTTCAAGAAGTGAATCTTCATCACCTGCTGACACCAGCACATCTTTCCAACCTGCCCAAACCGTCCCGTGTCCCCcacctccccctcccccacccgtGGCTCCTCCCCTTCAGCCATCTAGTCATGCTCCAATACCCCCTGCTCTGTCGGATGTGGCCATCCAGTGCCCACCTAAAG catACATCATCAACCATGCTAAGAACGACTGGTTCGAAAAA GATACTTCAAGTTTAGATCTTCATATTTATGTCAAACAAATCGACAAGGAGTCTGTGGATGTGAATTTCCGAGATCAAGAAATGACCGTCAGATTCAGGACAAG TGACACCAAGTTTCTGAAACTTCACACCAATGTCACTGAAGAGACACTGTTCAGTTGGACTATCCACTTAAA GAGTTCTATCTCTCCGGAGCAGTGCATTTACAAGATTAACCCGTACAAACTGGACTTTCACTTGCGGAAGAAAGTCAGTGAGCGTTGGGGTTCCTTGGAGAGGGTCATTACAAAAG cAAGTCCAGCAGCTCAAGTAGGTGTTTCCAGTAAATGGATGCCGCTATCCTCGGCTAACTCATCCAACACTGATAAGGAAGACCTAGGGGAGCTGGCCAAAGACGTGGGGTCAGAGAAAGACGTTTTGAGAGGAGCTGTAGGCGGAGCTAAATCAGTGGATTCGGGGGCGGATAATCGACAGCAG AAGCCCACATGCACCGTGCCCCCTCAGTCACACCTACCGGGTACCAGCCAAACTGTAACCAAACCTGAGCTGTACAACCCAGGCTTTACGGGACTTGACAACCTGGGGAATACGTGCTTCATGAATAGCGTACTTCAGGTCTTGGCCAATACTAGAGAACTGAGGGACTATATGCTGG attcgAATATGAAGAATGAGATCAACTACAGTAACCCTCTGGGTACCGGTGGGACTCTGATCTTGACCTTTGCTGTGCTCATGAGGTCACTGTGGTCAGGCAAATACAGATCCTGTGCTCCCTCAAAGCTCAAG agCACCGTTGCAAGCAAAGCAAGTCAATTTATGGGCTTTGCACAACACGACGCTCAGGAATTCATGGCCTTCTTGCTTGATGGTCTACATGAG GATTTGAACAGAGTTAAGAACAAGCCGTACGTTGAGGCAGAGGACTCTGACGACAAGCCTGATGAG GAAATTGCTGAGGTAGCCTGGCAGGCACACAAGAAACGCAACGATTCCTTCATCGTAGATCTCTTCCAGGGACAGTACAAGTCCAAATTAGTCTGTCCAGAATGTGGAAAG GTTTCCATAACCTTTGACCCCTTCATGCACCTGTCGGTTCCCTTACCCAAGAAGAAGAGAGTGCTACCAGTTTACTTCTTCTCCAAAGACTACTACAGGAAACCAGTGAAG TATGTGGTAGCGTTGTCGATGGATGCCACTGTAGATGAGCTCAAGTCCATTATGGCTGAAAAGACCCATGTCCAGGCTGTCAAT TTACGGGTATTTGAAATGTATCGTAGCAGGGTGCAGAAAATCTTCAACAAAGCTAGCAGTCTCAGCACTGTCTCCAGTAACGACATCATCTTTGT atgtGAAGTTCTTTCTAGGGAGCTCTCAGGGGAGGATGTGCAAGAGGTCATGGTAATGCAG CGGATGATGATGCCACCTCCTGCTGCTAGATGTTCATACTGTAGGAAAGAAAGAGAATCGGATCACTCCCTGAAACACTGCACCAAGTGTTACAGAGCAGGCTACTGTGATCG TAACTGTCAGAAGAAACACTGGCCAACCCACAACCTGACATGCAGACGTGATCTTGAACCTCTTGGATGTCCGTTCGTTATCAGCCTTCCTGTCTCTCACTGCACGTATGCAAGACTCAGTCAGGCCATGGAGGCGTATgcaag GTACTCTACAAACATATTCCAACCACCGGTAACAGCTACCTGTAAGCCACCGAACTCTGCTGCATCTCCCACTGGCAAACCCCCCTCTGATGCAAGTGAAATGGCTGAACCATCCACACCGAGTAGGGGGCAAGGGGATGAAGCTGGTCCAGCCCACTCACAGGATAGGGTAGAACTAGATGTGCAATCGATGGAGGGTGAGACTAGCTCTAGTGAGGTAGCATCAGGAGAGGTTATTGTGGACGGTGAATCGGACGGCACCAAACAGAAAACAGCAGATGGTGTCGCTAAAG CAACTGTTCACGGTCAACCTCAGTTACCGGAGAGGACAATGCCGCCATTCTTCATCAAGCCAGTTCATATGTCAGGACATGGTTCGATCGGCCATAATGGGGAACGACTCTCCGACAGAG GCGATACACCGATTAACATCAAACACTATGATTTCCTGTCCATGGATTGGAGGAATGATCCCAAGATGCAAAATCACGTCCTGGTGGAATCTAAGTCATTG GAATACACAGAAGATGAGTCTGTGTATGAACACTATGAAGAAGAGAAGAGCACCAGCCTAGACCATTGCCTTAACCTCTTCACTGAGCCTGAGAGGCTGGCACCAGACGAAGCATG GTACTGTCCACAGTGCAAGGAACACCGTGAGGCAACAAAGCAAATGTCTCTTTGGCGTCTGCCATCTTCTCTTATCATCCAACTTAAAAGATTCTCCTTTAAGAACATGATCTGGAGAGATAAGATTGATAAGATGATCCGCTATCCAGTCAG GGGTCTGGATTTGTCGCCGTACTGCCATGGAGTGAAGGGCCCTGTCCCTCCGATCTATGACCTTTACGGGGTCATTAATCACCATGGAGGAATTTTAGGTGGTCATTATACCGCCATTGGTCGCCTCCCCAGTGTAGAAAGCTGGAAGAAAAATGAACATG AATGGCGCCTGTTTGATGACAGTCATGTTTCCTTGATCTCCGACAAGAATGTCTGCGCCCAGTCTGCTTATTTACTGTTCTACCGGCTCCGTCAGCCATACATCCCATACGTACCATGCCCGCTGGAAGCAGACCCACCCATGGAGTGCAGTGGTGGGCCGGAGGTAGCCAATGCTGCCGGGGGGCACGGGGGCGAGCCAGACAAGGATGTAGAAGACAACGATGAGAAGGAGGATGAGGTAGTGGACAAGTCATCTCTAGATAATCGTGATGTACATGAAGGATGTGTTAAAGACTCTGTTGATGAAATCCCGTATACTAACATGGAAGATATTGACTAA